TCTCCTACTTTCGTAAGATGCGTCGGCGTGGGTGGTCACTTGTGAACTGTTGCCCTTGCATAAACAGGTACATACATCCCCCCCTTTGACATGTAGACCCAACGAAATGTGCTACAAATCCTTTCTTTTCCCGCACCACGTTCTTACACTTCACCGGAATGTCcccaaatttttctttcaccaCGTGTGTAGCATGGTAAAGTGTAACACTGCAAAGCGATACTACCACATTTGTATGCACaaagagaagaagcagcaTAGTGGCGAGGATCATGCTGCAAGAAAATAATCCCTGCTGGGTTGTACATACTTGGGGGTTGCATGTTTGGAACGTAACAGTTTTTCTTGTGTGAAACGGTGTGATACCCCCCTCGGTGATGTTACTTGCACTGTTTCAGTCGAGCCATGCGGTGTGGGTTCTTCGCCTCCAATACATGTGGTGCCCGCGGTGGTACAATTAATTGTAATGTAATTTCGTTTAACGATGCGAATTGCCATCATTTTGTTCCCTCTTTTGGCTGCTATCCCcatgaagcgaaaaaaaaataacacttaAAAAAGTCCGCATTTGTTGGGATAATAACTCCAACGCGTTTTCCTCACAGAATAGGAAGGCAACTCACTTTGGGTGAATTTATTCGTACCGCTAAAATGGTACATTCTCCATACGTAATGATCAACTTCGACGTGGACCAAAaatgtacttaaaaaaaaaaaaaaaaaaaaacctccaGGGTGGTGATTGCCCTCAAATATGCATCTCGTTAGAAGTAGCCGCAAAGAATGCGAATTGAACCTCTACCCTACTGAGGTTCATTaacctttacatttttgggTGAGActtatatgtgcatgtgaaGAAGTAGCGGTGACGCTTTTTTCGCCTGTACAAAAACGTAGTACATACACCTGAGGGTTGGCATAAATGAATCGAACATAGGTATACTATTGTAGGGATGTATATCTTATGTTATACTGCTTCTCTTAATAGTCCCCCACGAATGCTTCTTCAAACTtatgaaccctaaacctccTTCCCTTTCGCCACAAGATAATCCTCCCCCCCActgatgaattttttcatcatattaATAAACCCAAttctatttaaaaaaaaaaaaaatttcttcccatttcAAATATAAAGAGGACCTCCTGAGATAGTTTATCTGCTCCGTACCCCTAAACCCCTTACCcacctttttgaaaaagcttcttcccccccccgtccCCTCACGTAGATTTCTccaaacaaaatgaaggtaCTTATTTATTcgccgcttttttttatttatcatccAAATGGGCGATACTACATGTAGAGTAACTACGTTTGACTAATGTCGTCGCATCCTGCATGTCAATACTGACACATCCACGTCCACCCCGTCAGAGGGGAAACGTCCCGTGTTATGAACTCGGGCTATCTGCTCTACCACGTGTACAACTCATTCATACGCGGGGtctccaaaaaaagaagaagcgttttgcaaaattgtacTGGTGAAAATGATAGCCACGAAACAATTCCGTCTAACTACAGACCGTTGCAATTAGTTGCATCAGGTTTGATTTTTCTCCAGCCAATCTTTGCTCTATCTTTCTCTACTACATTTCAACGTTTTGTGCTCCCCTTCTGGCCATCCTCAAattgtcttcattttttttttttttttccgtcttctccccccccacaggCAAGCGCAGAGGTGCTTGTCATCCCGTCGCTGCATGACAATTTCGCCTACGTCATAATCGATGAGTAAAACGAAaggcctcccccccccaaaaaaaaagggagagcatATTTACAAACTCTTTACCACGAGAGTGTGTGAATGTCCACTTTGATGTGACTATGTCCCCGTTAAAGCACTGCATGTATTGAAAGAGCACCCGTATGCTCCTCCTTACATATACCgcttggttttttttccctcatttagaaaaacgaagaaggcTGCATGTGTAGACCCGGTGGAGCCAGATAAGGTAGCCAACAAGTGAGCACATCTTTGGTGTGGCTGGCCTGGTCACGCTATTTGTGTGGTTCGTCTGGCACGCTCTTTATATGGCTCACCGTTGACAtgtttttttacccccccgGGACTGCCACAGATACTCAGAAAAATCGAGAACTTGAATGTCGACTTGGAATACGTCCTCTGCACGCATCACCATTATGACCATTCaggtaaagcaaaaaatggtgcCTTTGATGTGGGGTGTCCTCCAAAGCATATAGACTGCGTGGGAGCATAGATTGGCATgacatacttttttttttttttaaaaagttgggCGTGGTTACACCCTTTTGGGTAAAAGCCGATGTGTTCGGTGCCAACTGCAGTTTTTCCctacccattttgcatatctCTTTAACCCCTCATTTGTGTAATCCCTTTCCCCGTTTTCTTCACTTAGGAGGGAACCTACGCATGAAGGagctgagaaaaaaaattaaagtcgTCGGGTCGGCGTACGAATCGACTCCGGGTGTCAGTGAAAAGGTTTACGACAGCCAGATTGTGCGTCTAGGTAATTGGAATAAATAAACGGCTGGGCATGCCACCTGTTTGGAGGAAAGCCTGACTGTGGAGAAGCCCTGAGGGGGCACATGACCATAGTTGCCCCCCCAATACTGCTGTACTGTTATGCCTACCCCGCCACTCTTCCCTCGCCACTGTTCCCCCGCCActgttcttccccctccaccCCTATCCCCAGGCGAGCTGTGCGTAAAGGCCATCCACGCGCCATGTCACACGAAGGGGCACATCATGTATTACgtgtacaaaatggatgaCCAGAAAAACGAAGATAACAACTatgctcccattttgttcaccGGGGACACCCTATTTATTGCCGGTTGTGGCAGGTTCTTCGAGGGCAGCGCCAGGGAgatgtttaaaaatatcgaaaaggTTAAGGGTTATCGGAAGGAGACGCTCATTTACTGCGGACATGAGTACACCCTCAGCAATTTGAGGTAcagccaaaaggggaaaaaaNNNNNNNNNNNNNNNNNNNNNNNNNNNNNNNNNNNNNNNNataatgaaaaaggggaaaaaaaaaagaaaactggCCAAGCTCTGCGAACTCCCCCTGCGCGAAACTGTTCATGCAGCATCTGAATGTGTGAATGTCGTACCTGGCATCTCTCCCCCCGCTTCAACACCGCTTCAACACCggaccccctcccccaaccGCAGATTCGCCTTGAGCATCGAAAACGATAACGAACAcatgaagaacaaaatgaaggaggtAGAAGAAAAAGTCAGCAACAAAAAGCCATCCGTCCCATCCACTATCGAACAGGAAAACCTGATTAATCCATTTTTCAGGACCCATCATTATACTGATAAGTTTAACACCACGGATGAGGTAAAGATATTGGATAAGTTACGGGAGATGAAGAACAATTTTTAGTTGGCAGAAGGGGGGCACTACCCTGCTCTGATCGAAACTCTTCTGCTCCGTTCTGCGCTGTTCTTCGTATGGGTGTCGGTCGAAGGACACATGACTAGGCCCACCCAAAGAGAAGACCAAACAGGCGGAGCCAACCGAATAGTGGCACGTCCTAAGAGTGTCCACTGCGGCGAACGAGTGTCCGCTGCGTCGAACGAGTGCCCACCGCGTTTACAGAAAAGGTCCGTTCGGCCGAGCGATTTAGCCCTTTCCACTGGGGCATGTGTGCGTGACTTCCCTGATGTGGAAGAACAGAGCCCGCTTTGAGGAGAAGCATTCACGGATGTAGCCACGTCAGTGACCACTGGCATAGTCGTCCTTGACGTACGTATTCGCGTGCTCTGGTCAAATCAAACGCGTTTGTTCACGAactccttctttttaaagatgaaaaaaatgggcccCCTCGGCAGAGGCCATACAATGGGCGTAACCGCGGGCAAGAAAttgacataaaaatggacgCAAAAAGGGGCGCAAGAAGGGGCGCAAGAAGGGGCGCAAGAAGGGGCACgaaaaagggagcaaaaaagggagcaaaaaagggcgcaaaaaggggcgcaaaaagggggcacaaaaaaggggcacaaaaaaggggcacaaaaaagggacacaaaaaagggcgcaaaaaggggacgcCCCCCGCGATGGCCCAAAGCGAAggaataattaattaattttctgGAAGAGAGAATTTAAGACAAATTTCAAAGGCTTCTTCGTCATGTCCAAGCCGAATCCATTGTGCTTGTCGTAATGATGCTTCACGACGTAATGCGATATGACGTGCTTTATTTCCTCGCATGCGGTGTCTGCCTCTATGTCCGTGTAGTTGTCATTGGAAATGACGCAGCCATCTGTGGAGgtggggcgaaaaaaaaaaaataaaataaaataaataaaataaaactatTGAGTAAGAGCGCACGTGAGTGAGGGCACAAATAATCGAATGAACGGCGCAGCCTCGCTTGGCGACTGTACACACATTCGCTCGCGTAGTTGCTGCGCCCCAACTGTGTCACGCCTACTTCTGTGCGAGGCCAGCTCCAGGATCAGCACGTCGTCATACGTGCGCCGTTTCACAACGTCCCCCTTGGAACTGTGGTAATACTTCTCGTTGCAAATCAGTATGGCATTCTGTTTTATTAAGTTTTCTAAGTAGGAATAATTGCACACCTTCTTGTTCCCCAAGAAAtactcctcccccttcttcgtcACAGGATTTAAAACTATGATAATAtcgtccactttttttcttttaaaaaaaatatatgcctcatgtaataaaaaacagTCATATATTATAGACATATCTGTATCTACCATATTGGAGATCTGTTTATTAATAACCTTGGCTGAAACGTTTGCACCATCTATTATGATGGGTCTGAACTTATAGCCCTCCATGGGGATAACATCATACCCATTGTGTATGCTCACTAGGTAAGCATAACAGTAGTTGTATAGGTCCTTCTTCGTCCTGCTGTTTCCGTATGAAAAATTCACCTGATTTAGGCTTTTTATATTGCTGAGTGATAAAATGGGGGTGCTCAACAGGGATGTTATGTTTAGGATATCTTTGGGGATACTGACTGATTTTTCATGTGGAGATGCGTACGATTGGATCCCTTGGTTGTTGTTCCTTTTCGACTTGGTGTACACGCGACTGTGTCTCCCCTGCGCGATGCCATCCCTGTCGTTTTCGTTGCTCGCCGGGGGGGACTCTGCCGCGGACGCGCCGCTCGCAAGGTTGCCCGAGATGGCAATGTTGGACGAGCTGGTCCTGTTGGCCGAGCTGGTCCTGTTGACCGAGCTGGTCATGTTGGCTGAGCTGGTCCTGTTGGCCGAGCTGGTCCTGTTGGCCGAGCTGGTCCTGTTGGCCGAGCTGATCCTGTTGGCCGAGCTGATCCTGTTGGCCGAGCTGATCCTGTTGGCCGAGCTGATCCTGTTGGCCGAGCTGATCCTGTTGGCCGAGCTGGTCATGTTGGCCAAACTCCCCCAATTCGCGCTGCTGTCCACGCTCTGCGCGGTAGCCGCGTTTCCCACTACACCCCTCGACGAACTGGACGCGGTGACTTCCTTTACGGACGTGCTCGCCCTCCCGTGGTAGCTCTCCCCATCGTCCGACGAACTCAGATTAAGCTCGTCTTTTATCAGAAGGGCCTTGTACGGCTGCTCGTCACACAGAATGCGGTAGCACAATTTTTGGTCTTCTCGGATGTAGGCTTCCTCAACGGGGGAGGCTTCCTCAACGGATGAGGCTTCCTCAACGGATGAGGCTTCCTCAACCGATGGGGCTTCCTCAATATGGAATAcatcctcttcttcctcttcctcttcctcttcttcttcccgcCCCACCGCCGCTGCCACACTCTCCCTATCGTGGTACCGCATCACTTCCGACTTCAAGGCAGGGCTCGGGATTTCCCTTCTGTCGCTTCTCCTGTCCGCCCTTTTcgatattcctttttttttattactcttTTTCTTGTCGCTTCGGTTATCATTCCGAGGGGCTTCGATTGCTCTGCCTGGTGATCCAGCGCCTCGGTCGTCGGTGTGGGCAGGGGTGACATCGCTACCGCAGTTGACGCAGCAAACGTCGATGCCGCAGCTACATCCGCAACCCACGCCAACACCGCTACCCCCGCCAACGCCGCTATCTGCGCTATCTGCGCTAATGGGGACCCCCTCGGAGAGGAAAACGCTCTCCTGACACACGTCGCCAAAAAACTCCAAGTCGAACACGGCGGATAAGTACACCATCTTCATTAGCTTGAAATTTATGAAGAGGGTGTTTCTGTCCCCCTTCAAAATGTAGTACTCCTGTAACAGCTCTTCCTGAGTCCGTTCTACCCATCCCCCGGACAACTCCCTACTAAGATACCTTTCCGCCATGTCTTCATACATGCAGGAgctctgcttcttctccgtaTCGATAATATACATGCTATACAACTCGTCTATCAAGCAGATCAAATCGTTGTAAATTTCGTACATGTTCACATCGACCTTGAACGAATCGAtgttattgtaaaaatgcatGTCGTAATAAAGCACCACTACgtcatataaatttttgctAAATAGTGcagtaacttttttttttacatttggaGTTTTCTTTCTATCCATTGTGGTTATGCTTCCGTATATTAATTTGATGTCTGATGGGAATATTAATCCCTTGGCTTCCCCCTCCTGTCTCTCCTTCATTATTTGCTCTTCTCCTACTGCGTTTCTCTCCACATTTGTGGCACTTAAAACGTTCCCTCCTACgtcatccctttttttgttgttcctattttctccttttgacATACCAACCGCTGCGCAATCCGCTTTTATGTCTGTCTTCAACTTGGGGCTTTTGTCTCTTCGGTCATTTTTCCTACCTGCTAGTTGGTCTTTGCCATCTGCTGCTTTGTCCAGCACATCAGCCTCGTTGTCCAGCATATGAACCTCGTTGTCCAGCACATCAGCCTCGTCGTCCAGCACATCAGCCTCGTCGTCCAGCATATCAGCCTCGTTGTCCAGCACACCTAGTGACTGCTTCCCCTCtattattttcctcttcccctcACTTATCTGCCGTTTCCCCTCATTTACCTGCCGTTTCCCCTCATTTACCTGCCGTTTCCCCTCACTTATTTGTTGCTTCCCCTCACTTATTTGTTGCTTCCCCTCATTTATCTGTCGCTTCCCCTGGCTCACTTGTCGCCACCCTTCGCTTATCTGCAGCTTCCCCGCGCATATTTGCAGTTCCCCTTCGGCTGGACTCTTCGCCTCCGCcttgcttgtttttttttttttcatcacaccccctttttttcttttctcattATATGTGGGAATTCAtgctgtgttttttttttttcttttttcttttttctttccactcgGTCCGCTTTCCTACCACCATATCAATcagtgtgttttttttttttttttttctctctccttttctcccccttcctctttcaaattttctgcGCTACCAAATATGCAACTTTGAACTTGTTTAACTCGTTACAGCACTACTTTTATATCTGActctacaattttttttttttttttttggcgggTACATGGTTAATGTCAGTTTGTTTCATctgcttttttatattgctAATGCTTTGCTAGCGAGTGCTTCGCTTTGCAAGTGTTTCACTATGTTATTACTCTGCTTTGCTGGTACTCTGCTTTGCTGGTACTCTGCTTTGCTAGTACTCTGCTTTGCTGGTACTCTGCTTTGCTAGTACTCTGTTTTGCTGGTACTCTGCTTTACCGTTACTCTGCTTTACCGTTACGCTGCTTTACCGCTACTCTGCTTTACCGTTACTCTACTATTTccttgttttctttttccccctcgcaTCGTCACATTTGTTCGCTATTCACAAGAGCAGAGTTCATTTCTGtaacttttttccccttcttcaatttttttttttttttttttttcttttcgatTGCCAGCCATTTTGCATAGctgcactattttttttttttttttttttctttcctcctttcacatcacctgttttttttttttttttttgcccgcACAGATGGTAACATTTTCCTCACTTTTccatttcccattttggataTATTTCTCCAGTGGTAGGTAGATCATTACGGGTTATTAACTCTCTTTTTTGCGTTGCTTACATTTTTGCCATCCCCGCTGCGTTTGCCGTTGCCATTACTTCTAtgtttgcctctttttttttgctaacatGTCAAATGCTACaattcccccctccccgcgGAAACATTTCCCGTCTTTCACCTCTCCCCACCCTCTACAAAAGTGGACTAT
This sequence is a window from Plasmodium cynomolgi strain B DNA, chromosome 3, whole genome shotgun sequence. Protein-coding genes within it:
- a CDS encoding hydroxyacyl glutathione hydrolase (putative), yielding ASAEVLVIPSLHDNFAYVIIDEKTKKAACVDPVEPDKILRKIENLNVDLEYVLCTHHHYDHSGGNLRMKELRKKIKVVGSAYESTPGVSEKVYDSQIVRLGELCVKAIHAPCHTKGHIMYYVYKMDDQKNEDNNYAPILFTGDTLFIAGCGRFFEGSAREMFKNIEKVKGYRKETLIYCGHEYTLSNLRFALSIENDNEHMKNKMKEVEEKVSNKKPSVPSTIEQENLINPFFRTHHYTDKFNTTDEVKILDKLREMKNNF
- a CDS encoding hypothetical protein (putative) codes for the protein MLDDEADVLDDEADVLDNEVHMLDNEADVLDKAADGKDQLAGRKNDRRDKSPKLKTDIKADCAAVGMSKGENRNNKKRDDVGGNVLSATNVERNAVGEEQIMKERQEGEAKGLIFPSDIKLIYGSITTMDRKKTPNVKKKVTALFSKNLYDVVVLYYDMHFYNNIDSFKVDVNMYEIYNDLICLIDELYSMYIIDTEKKQSSCMYEDMAERYLSRELSGGWVERTQEELLQEYYILKGDRNTLFINFKLMKMVYLSAVFDLEFFGDVCQESVFLSEGVPISADSADSGVGGGSGVGVGCGCSCGIDVCCVNCGSDVTPAHTDDRGAGSPGRAIEAPRNDNRSDKKKSNKKKGISKRADRRSDRREIPSPALKSEVMRYHDRESVAAAVGREEEEEEEEEEEDVFHIEEAPSVEEASSVEEASSVEEASPVEEAYIREDQKLCYRILCDEQPYKALLIKDELNLSSSDDGESYHGRASTSVKEVTASSSSRGVVGNAATAQSVDSSANWGSLANMTSSANRISSANRISSANRISSANRISSANRISSANRTSSANRTSSANRTSSANMTSSVNRTSSANRTSSSNIAISGNLASGASAAESPPASNENDRDGIAQGRHSRVYTKSKRNNNQGIQSYASPHEKSVSIPKDILNITSLLSTPILSLSNIKSLNQVNFSYGNSRTKKDLYNYCYAYLVSIHNGYDVIPMEGYKFRPIIIDGANVSAKVINKQISNMVDTDMSIIYDCFLLHEAYIFFKRKKVDDIIIVLNPVTKKGEEYFLGNKKVCNYSYLENLIKQNAILICNEKYYHSSKGDVVKRRTYDDVLILELASHRNGCVISNDNYTDIEADTACEEIKHVISHYVVKHHYDKHNGFGLDMTKKPLKFVLNSLFQKIN